A stretch of Phragmites australis chromosome 12, lpPhrAust1.1, whole genome shotgun sequence DNA encodes these proteins:
- the LOC133887258 gene encoding protein synthesis inhibitor I-like, with amino-acid sequence MKIAALLLLALLLVVQADDDNVTEWKPNQTTVTLALDVSAPANRYRAFMSEMERQLARQTTRPHIEKRPVLGVQKPNREPDCWIYVTLKGHGESTLALRADNVYLTGFKTQGGSWYAFKKKDHLIRGSTALSFEDDYKSLTGGGYKELENVVVGKKSAQEALAILANYKQGSIPEQEIKKALTRFILMLCEAGRFAPIRAAVIAAWDEEGGKVDKAGVELTVKWRTISCALLVWDKTHKWGSIKEAKEIETYGDPKMTSPKAAAENVYFILRPTDTCSDEKPPRM; translated from the exons ATGAAGATTGCTGCACTACTGCTCCTAGCCCTGCTGTTGGTCGTCCAGGCTGACGACGACAACGT GACCGAATGGAAGCCAAACCAGACAACCGTGACGCTGGCCTTGGACGTGAGTGCACCGGCCAATCGGTACAGGGCGTTCATGTCCGAGATGGAACGCCAGTTGGCCCGGCAGACGACCAGACCCCATATCGAGAAACGACCTGTGCTCGGCGTGCAGAAGCCCAACAGGGAGCCAGATTGTTGGATCTACGTGACCCTCAAGGGCCACGGAGAATCCACGCTTGCCCTTAGGGCAGATAATGTGTACCTTACAGGATTCAAGACACAAGGAGGATCGTGGTACGCGTTCAAGAAAAAAGATCATCTGATCCGTGGGTCGACTGCTCTCAGCTTTGAAGACGACTACAAATCTCTCACTGGCGGGGGCTACAAAGAGCTGGAAAATGTTGTCGTCGGCAAGAAATCGGCCCAGGAGGCACTCGCGATTCTGGCAAACTACAAGCAAGGTTCCATCCCCGAGCAAGAGATCAAGAAGGCATTGACCAGGTTCATCCTGATGCTCTGTGAGGCCGGACGTTTCGCCCCTATCCGTGCAGCCGTCATTGCAGCTTGGGATGAGGAGGGAGGCAAAGTTGACAAAGCCGGCGTTGAGCTCACTGTCAAATGGAGAACCATCTCCTGCGCCTTGCTTGTCTGGGACAAGACCCACAAATGGGGCTCCATCAAAGAAGCCAAAGAGATTGAAACATATGGGGATCCAAAGATGACGAGCCCAAAGGCAGCCGCCGAGAACGTGTACTTCATCCTTCGACCGACAGACACTTGCTCCGACGAGAAGCCGCCGCGCATGTGA